Genomic segment of Plasmodium vinckei vinckei genome assembly, chromosome: PVVCY_10:
ttttatatttattagaaataatataaaatatgtaatatttcacgtttaataataacgtatattaatatatgacattcaaataatgagatacaaatacatttttaacaattacaataataacacatttctaattctttatatatttataataatataaaatcgaTGGCATCTTtactataaatataaagaattaatAATTCTCTATATAAAGGCGTATAATGATtagaaaatatgttttatttaaactCATGAAAGATTACACAAAATTATACCATGAAGCTATTCcgaatattattaataatagcGATATTTCGcatatgataaaatgaTTCAAACAAatcacaaaataaaaatactaatCTAAATTGGAACAAAGTTAATACaagttttatttcattatagtATTGAGAATAATACTAATATTTCGCTTAACTACTGACAGATTCATACAGGAAGGCATGTAattgtataaattattttggtatagtatataagttttatataaaaatgatattatgTCATTTAATATTCAGatttaaaacataatttCATTGCAATGGCTAAGGAAGTGGTAaatgcattatttttaaatagaaATGTTGTCTTTATTACATACATTATATTtcctatatattattattaaactttattttagtaaaattttcattaatgtatatttttgttaaattttataaaaattttcctagtgtaaaatatttcaagaTGTTGATGAGTGTTTTATGAATGGCGAGCCTGatttgaataaaataaaacaactTGGAAATTACATCCAGGATtgctataataataatccaTCAGAATCACATAAATGTAAAGAGAATcttcaaataattatagCTCTATGCTCACATCTATTTATtgaattacaaaaaatttcCAATGGGCCACAGAAAcgtgaaaataatgataaccAATATGTTGAGTACGTTATGATGTGGCTAGGTTATAGATTATTTCAAACAGAAACTTATAATTCATCAACCTTAAGGagtttttataataatcatTTAATGAAATCGGATCTATTTAGTAATTATACCGatttaataaagaaaaaggaTCATTTAAAGGAGGTCAAggtttattatatgtggAAATTTTATGAGTTATTTAAAGAAGTATGCTATATGACTTTGAAATATTCACCAAATAAACTCGATATgagaaatattaaaaacgATTTTAAagtttttcaaaataagtataaacatctttataataatattaacgAATGCAATTCAtatcttattttattaaatagtaTAAAAGTAGCATATGgttattttaaaagatatCTTATTACGGGGGTTCGGAAAAACCAAATAAAAGAACTAAATTCTATTCTTAAAGATCTTAGCCCTAGAATAAAATTAGATAAAGGAGCTACATCTGGATTTATTTCCCGAGGATGCAAAACTGTAAATTCAAAGGCTGTGAACAAACCCTTCAAACCTGGGCAAAAAGTTCCAAAAGCTAAACCAGCGGAATCATCACCACGTCCACATCAATCACAAAAACAACCACAACAACAAACAGCACTCCAAACAGTACCCCATCCACCAACACCAGCAGGACCAGAACTCAAAAAATCCCAACCATCGCCAGAAATACTGCCACCAGCACCACCACTACCACAAAAGGAAATACAACCACCAGACTCACAACCACAGACACAGCCACAATCAGCAGATCCATTACCATCACAATCAGCACAATATGGTGGGTCGTCGCAAGTATCTCAAACAGGAGGGTCAAAGAATTCAAATGAATCAAAGGATTCACGCAGTGGTAAAGAAACTACAGGGggtacaaataataatacaggAGATTCAAATAGTCAAAGTGCACCAAAAACTTCAGAcaatattaaagaaaatacaGGAGGCTCAAGTAGTGAAAACGAAAATCCTGGTGGTGGATCAAATGTTCCCACATCAAGTACGCCAGAAGgatcttttaattttgggTCATCATTTCTTGAATTCATATTAAAAGgaaatgaatattataataaaggttccaaatttattaaagaCAATCACCAAAAGTTCAAAGATGCTGCGGAGAAAATCAGTGATGCATATAATCAAGCCAaggataatttaaaaactaCTTACGATAAatctaataaatatttaaataaccTTATTAATGATGTAATTAACCAATTGAATAAAAACGATATGCCCTCTAAATCAGGTGATAAACAGGTTGACCCCGGCACCCCAATTAATGGGGGAAAACAATCTAATCAGCCACCATCAACAAATCTACTACCACCTTCCCTACCAATTCCATCAAAAGATTCGCCATTACCTCCACTAAAAGGCCCACCACCAACTCCGCCTCAAACTCCATCTTCAACCCTATCACTACCAAAGCAACCATCTCCACAATCCCAACCTATTACACATCAAAACCCACATGTCCCAGTTCAAGTCAAGCAACCTAACCACCAAACAATTTCTCAATTGGTAAAATCACTAAGTTTTAACCCAaacttgaaaaaaaaatggaatatatTTCCAACTACATGGAATGGATCAGGGAATTGCAAAtctgaaataaaattgatgaACACCACGTTAGTGTGTTGCACATTTGAACAGTGTAGTTTAACTGGTATTTCAGTTATCCTTATTTTAATAcccattattttatcaattacatataaggtaaataataatataattactaAATACAACACTTATAAagaattttcattattgtaaaatattatatatttgttcacatttttatgttagTATTTGTCACGTGAATGGACAACAAaatcagaaaaaaaaaacatgaaaaGAGTTATAAATTCAATTGGAGGGAAAAGACCGgttcaaataattataaaatcataTGATAGGAACAAAGACCTAAAACCGGTTATAAATTCAGGTGGTAGAAAAAAAGAtccattattaaatatatacaaacttATGCAGGCTGATCCTAtaccatttattaatttattttttttgttaattttttttgtctataaaagaaaatacgattttttggaattataaatttaattaataacttttatttttttgtaaaataacCAAAGTTCAGATGTTTATGGCTCTGCATTTaaatgtacatataaatatataacaataataaataattaactTCGTTTATTACTGTTATTATAGGCAAATAAACTTATAactataattaaaatatatatttatataattataatacgaaattatatattattataatatatatatatatatatatatataaagatgaTGTTGTTAGAATggttcatataattttcaatttatttatataattataagaaTCCAAAcactattaatataatgaatgacaaaaaatatatattttataaaatcatttattattgaaaaatgttacaattttgttaaaatataaaaagtggCCCTATATTTCCCTTTTATATGCTACATACAATTgttttctataaatattcagtaaaaaattatatatgatacTTTCTAACATAGATACATAagtatttgttttattgaATGAATGATAAATCAATAGAATATAAGAGTGCATTATAAAGGTATCAATGTTACATATATtgttaatgataaaattgaGGGTATACgggtttatattttaaaagacTGGATCGATGGAGAAAGAGTTAAAGActcaattatattaaatgtcttttattattccatATTGTCAcgtattatattatcagtACTTAGTgaatcataattttttaaatacaaaataacattattttatcataaaatatgtaataaattaCTTTGATCATAAACATTGATagctataataataaaatatataagataACTGAGCAATGCATAACATTTAGcgaatattatatatataaaaagagcaaatatatcatatctTTTCCTCTTAAAGTGAAATATATCAACCTAattacacatatttttgtgtTATACTATAAAATTTGCATCAATGcttatttatgtattatatatttaatatttactaAGTATTATTTAAGTTTATAAATAGATCAATAATACGGTTTCAGTGCTAATTGATATTTTAAACCATAGGAAAGATgctcaaaatatattataagataacccaataaaatatatttctaaatTGAAGTATATAggtttaaaaataaagttattGAACACATTAAAATCGGCCATAAATTTAtctaaattaaataaaaataatataaatttatgtaatttGAATTGAAAATGGAACATGTAacttaatttaaaaatctataaatttagaaaaatttatattataagaaaCTATATAAGCATGTAATATAtctattaaataattatttatatatgtttaaggattatagtaataatatcattttttgtataaatggatcatatatacatatggaaaaagtatattaagCAACTCTCCATTTAAGGTAATTTAGATAATTGTCATAAAATAAGTTTAGCATGTTTAACGAAATATAATTGGTATGGAAAGAACTTAAATAGATACAACAAATGTTTacgtaatatatataaatattattatcccTCATAATCTCCAAATTATGGAACAGTCAAGTGATAATCTTAAGGATGTggtatacaattttttgaataaaatattctctTCTCATGTGTTTTATATGTTGTATCGtctataaattatattaattttcatttgattatcatttatattaatacgtttttttgtttaattcataaaatatatttgtagtataaagaaattaatACGGTCGATGGCGAGTTTGCTGTGACAATGGAAGGTGGATCATCATGTGAATTTGCTGAAACATCAATCCACAATTATTGTCATTACGGGAGTAACTCAGAAAAAGGTAAAtgtcataattattttgaaatgGCTAGTTCTGGTGTTATTCGTTTgctaataaatttaaaggAGAAGTGTAATTTAGAATATGATAAACTTGCCGAATAcgctattttatttttaagttataaactaaatcaaaatgaaaaaaataaattgacCGATTTAAACGAATTTTATACTAGTTATATAGAAACAAATGagtattataataataatataaaagttaATGATCTAACTTATAaggaaattataaatagaaaaaaagatttgatgaatattaaagaaatatcTAAATTCAATGATCCATTtggtatattattattattgtattatGTAATTAATTCAAGCAATTGGAATTGCGAAAAATGGTCGCAAAAAGCTAATGAAtttgttaaaaattttgaaacaCTCAATAATGattctaataatataaaagacaATCCATTTAGTCAAATATTGTCTACATTATCAGATGATtataacaatttaaaaaatatatatcggGATAAAAAATCTTGCAATTTTCAACCTCTTCCAGAATTAACCTCCCAAACAAGTCCTGTAGATAGTTCTGTAAAGGTTTCTGGACAAACATTGGGGAAGATTCCTGAAGGTACATCATCAAGTTTGTCGATATTAAACACAGTAATTCCAGGTTTATCGACATTTGCAATACCGGTTTTCTTGGGAGTTGCTTATAaggtaaataataagaaattaaaaactataatatttaaattattttcattaaatacATGCAAACTTTAACATCATATGCTTCttaacatttatattagtattcattatttggaATTGATAAACTATTTCAAagacaatatataaaaaaaaaattaaaaaaagtaaagaaGGAAATggaaattaatatatgattcGAAGATTAACGATTATTCCAGgaacaataataatgattgaTATATGTTAAGATACTGTCTATTTGGAAACAAGTTATTTTTGACGATATTTTTGgatcataatttttgtgtctataagaataattaaataatataatcaataaaatataaaattaatatgcatattattgcatttttgtattgtttttgtataatttgtatatgaTTTTGTGTAGTGGGTCAGGGTTAAGATAGTGTTTGTGGAACCCATAAATGGGTTAAAGTTAAGTACCAcattacattttatttgtataatttttaattatttgataatatttattagtttaatgaattgttttaaatatatatatgaaataaattattaaaagtaATCGAATTTGTagattttaatatatttatattgtattGATTATTTGGGTTCTATAAAGGCTTTCAAAGACAAACCTTAAGGaccaaaatataaataataaagaaaaaagtaaattatATGTTAATTTGAGTATTTCGattgatatataattaattattaagAAGTTTTAAGTTTTATGATAATaacaaaacaataaaagTACGAAACATAAATTTTGATCGGTAAAAAAAGTGATCGAACTAATATAAAGGGGAATCacatagaaaatataattgaattataaaattaattatttgattttgtcatgaaattaaacatatttaatatattttaatacaaaaaaacgAGAAATTACTTacgaaataattatttttaaaacattcaAATGTTAAGATGGTAATTTAAAGCAACCTTATGTATGGAAATAAATCgttttattaacataaaTTTTCTAATATTACAATgctgaaaatatatatgaaggAAAAAGTAATCGAAAGCTTTTCCAATAATGCATTTTTGTTAAGTAGAATCCTCTTCATTAAtctaagaaaaaaaaatataaatggatgaataaatataatgtttaaaatttttgcAAATCatagcatatattataaatacgtacatttatttaaaataacattttttaacaattaTCGAAATAAACTATTATGCTATTAAAACATGTATATCACTTACAGATTCGATATAGGttatatgaatatgattttttatcttttcaATGAGATATCCAGCTATGTTAACAAccactttttttaatttcccTTGTTTAATATCCTCTTCAGATTGAATGCTggttttaaataaatttgcattttctattattgtatttttatgtttttcatTGGAAGAGTCCTTATCATTTGTATTTACTGAAGTCATGACAATCACAGTTTTGTCTTCTGATAtctacaaaattaataaaaataaattgcataaattattgttaataatatgaaaaatacgATTTACAACGAAACGGAAGCGGTAAGTTTTCCTTACGTGAGCTTTTTTGACTaaagcataaaaatatttcttatcGCCTTTAAAGCCTTTTTTGTAACGTtgttatatcattattaaatttggaTCGTACACACAGATAATTTTtcctaaaaaataatattataaaaatgcatagatgaaattaaaatatcatCAATTTTAAGATATGGAAAACGGTAAATAGTATTAATAACAATggcaaaaataaatcacgAACTTTCGAATATATagtaacaataatatattaatcttactagttatattttttttgccaCTTATAACAGATTCATTAATGTAAAATTTGACAGGATGGGGATTCCATATCATGTTTACTATGTTATTATACTAATGGAAGCAAAGAGAaatgtatgcatataaattataataattttttaattttaatttgtttataacGTTAATATTATTCGTTGATTGATACCATTCccaaatgataaattttaCGATTAACTTTTAGAATATTTGGCGTgttttcatctttttttttatgagaTAAATTACTACTTCCAGTATTGCTTTTACTGGGTTCAGAACCATCTTTATTTGCAGCATGATATGCTAAATGCACTACAGCTTCATCCATAAGTTTGGCCGCATTTATAGTTTCTTCAGGATCTTCACataataaatgttttttttcttcaaatATTTCTTCTGGACTATCATTGATCAAAATGgacatatttttcatgagtacaaaaataaaggtgttgtatttatattataacattGTTGTACAAGCGTATATTTAGTATTTCATGATGAAGCatgtaatatatagtatattatatataatgttgTATTTTCTTACGTAGGATAAGGgctttttgttttttctgTTGTTTTTTCTGTTGTTTTTTCTGTTGTTTTTTCTGTTGTTTTTTctgttgttttttttggtgTTTTTTCTGGTGTTTTTTctgttgttttttttggtgTTTTTTCTGGTGTTTTTGTATCTTTTTCTGGATCGGTACGCAATAAATCCTTGGGTTTTTGACATATTTcgttattttcatttattgtACGTAATTGTCGTTTTTCtgtaaatttttgt
This window contains:
- a CDS encoding PIR protein CIR protein; the encoded protein is MAKEVCKIFQDVDECFMNGEPDLNKIKQLGNYIQDCYNNNPSESHKCKENLQIIIALCSHLFIELQKISNGPQKRENNDNQYVEYVMMWLGYRLFQTETYNSSTLRSFYNNHLMKSDLFSNYTDLIKKKDHLKEVKVYYMWKFYELFKEVCYMTLKYSPNKLDMRNIKNDFKVFQNKYKHLYNNINECNSYLILLNSIKVAYGYFKRYLITGVRKNQIKELNSILKDLSPRIKLDKGATSGFISRGCKTVNSKAVNKPFKPGQKVPKAKPAESSPRPHQSQKQPQQQTALQTVPHPPTPAGPELKKSQPSPEILPPAPPLPQKEIQPPDSQPQTQPQSADPLPSQSAQYGGSSQVSQTGGSKNSNESKDSRSGKETTGGTNNNTGDSNSQSAPKTSDNIKENTGGSSSENENPGGGSNVPTSSTPEGSFNFGSSFLEFILKGNEYYNKGSKFIKDNHQKFKDAAEKISDAYNQAKDNLKTTYDKSNKYLNNLINDVINQLNKNDMPSKSGDKQVDPGTPINGGKQSNQPPSTNLLPPSLPIPSKDSPLPPLKGPPPTPPQTPSSTLSLPKQPSPQSQPITHQNPHVPVQVKQPNHQTISQLVKSLSFNPNLKKKWNIFPTTWNGSGNCKSEIKLMNTTLVCCTFEQCSLTGISVILILIPIILSITYKYLSREWTTKSEKKNMKRVINSIGGKRPVQIIIKSYDRNKDLKPVINSGGRKKDPLLNIYKLMQADPIPFINLFFLLIFFVYKRKYDFLEL
- a CDS encoding CIR protein PIR protein, producing MEQSSDNLKDVYKEINTVDGEFAVTMEGGSSCEFAETSIHNYCHYGSNSEKGKCHNYFEMASSGVIRLLINLKEKCNLEYDKLAEYAILFLSYKLNQNEKNKLTDLNEFYTSYIETNEYYNNNIKVNDLTYKEIINRKKDLMNIKEISKFNDPFGILLLLYYVINSSNWNCEKWSQKANEFVKNFETLNNDSNNIKDNPFSQILSTLSDDYNNLKNIYRDKKSCNFQPLPELTSQTSPVDSSVKVSGQTLGKIPEGTSSSLSILNTVIPGLSTFAIPVFLGVAYKYSLFGIDKLFQRQYIKKKLKKVKKEMEINI
- a CDS encoding fam-a protein, translating into MKVMSVALFSLIIFNIVLAKNTSDSGPTTNSSSLLEENTKKTHKTTEESVNVKGKRPYKKAYEENHEENYGENYEENYEENYEDMVKDIFMPLEDSYQYSRNNSHKQDDAPPPVSNGPKKQKFTEKRQLRTINENNEICQKPKDLLRTDPEKDTKTPEKTPKKTTEKTPEKTPKKTTEKTTEKTTEKTTEKTTEKTKSPYPTPEEIFEEKKHLLCEDPEETINAAKLMDEAVVHLAYHAANKDGSEPSKSNTGSSNLSHKKKDENTPNILKVNRKIYHLGMYNNIVNMIWNPHPVKFYINESVISGKKNITRKIICVYDPNLIMI